A single Muntiacus reevesi chromosome 9, mMunRee1.1, whole genome shotgun sequence DNA region contains:
- the CBL gene encoding E3 ubiquitin-protein ligase CBL isoform X3 produces MLAELKGIFPSGLFQGDTFRITKADAAEFWRKAFGEKTIVPWKSFRQALHEVHPISSGLEAMALKSTIDLTCNDYISVFEFDIFTRLFQPWSSLLRNWNSLAVTHPGYMAFLTYDEVKARLQKFIHKPGSYIFRLSCTRLGQWAIGYVTADGNILQTIPHNKPLFQALIDGFREGFYLFPDGRNQNPDLTGLCEPTPQDHIKVTQEQYELYCEMGSTFQLCKICAENDKDVKIEPCGHLMCTSCLTSWQESEGQGCPFCRCEIKGTEPIVVDPFDPRGSGSLLRQGAEGAPSPNYDDDDDERADDSLFMMKELAGAKPTWTSLSAIHHPAVGREMEKVERPPSPFSMAPQASLPPVPPRLDLLQQRISIPSSASGLGTASKAPPGSLHKDKPLPIPPTLRDLPPPPPPDRPYSGGAETRPQRRPLPCTPGDCPSRDKLPPVPSGRIGEASWLHRPIPKVPVVAPNPSDPWTGRELTNRHSLPFSLPSQMEPRADVPRLGSSFNLDTSMNMNSSPLAGAECEHPKIKPSASANAIYSLAARPLPVPKLPPGEQCENEEDTEYMTPSSRPLGLQKPEVKWPPEIAQSSRTCDCDQQIDSCTYEAMYNIQSQVAPSVTESGTFGEGNLAAAHANTGPEESENEEDGYDVPKPPVPVVLARRTLSDISNASSSFGWLSLEGDPPTHFTESAQVPERPPKPFPRRINSERKAGSCQQSSAATSAAASPQLSSEIESLLSQGYSYQDIQKALVIAHNNIEMAKNILREFVSISSPAHVAT; encoded by the exons GACAATAGTCCCTTGGAAGAGCTTCAGACAGGCCCTTCATGAAGTACATCCCATCAGTTCTGGGCTGGAAGCCATGGCTCTGAAATCTACTATTGATCTGACCTGCAAtgattatatttcagtttttgaatTCGACATCTTTACAAGACTCTTTCAG CCCTGGTCCTCTTTGCTCAGGAACTGGAATAGCCTTGCTGTAACTCATCCTGGTTACATGGCTTTCCTGACATATGATGAAGTGAAAGCTCGACTCCAGAAATTCATTCACAAACCTGGCAG TTACATTTTCCGGCTGAGCTGTACTCGTCTGGGTCAGTGGGCTATTGGGTATGTCACTGCTGATGGGAACATTCTCCAGACAATCCCTCACAATAAACCTCTCTTCCAAGCGCTGATTGATGGCTTCAGGGAAGGCTT ctatttgtttCCTGATGGACGGAATCAGAATCCCGACCTGACAGGCTTATGTGAGCCAACTCCTCAAGACCACATCAAAGTGACCCAG gaGCAATATGAATTATACTGTGAGATGGGCTCCACATTCCAACTGTGTAAAATATGTGCTGAGAATGATAAAGATGTGAAGATTGAGCcctgtggccacctcatgtgcACATCCTGTCTAACATCCTGGCAG GAATCAGAAGGCCAGGGCTGTCCTTTCTGCCGATGTGAAATTAAAGGTACTGAGCCCATTGTGGTTGATCCCTTTGATCCTAGAGGAAGTGGCAGCCTGTTGAGGCAAGGAGCAGAGGGAGCTCCCTCCCcaaattatgatgatgatgatgatgaacgAGCTGATGATTCTCTCTTCATGATGAAGGAATTGGCTGGTGCCAAG CCTACTTGGACAAGCTTATCAGCTATTCATCACCCTGCTGTGGGCAGGGAAATGGAAAAG GTGGAACGACCTCCTTCTCCATTCTCCATGGCCCCACAAGCTTCCCTTCCCCCAGTGCCACCACGACTTGACCTTTTACAGCAGCGAATATCTATCCCTTCAAGTGCTTCTGGTCTTGGAACTGCTTCTAAG GCTCCTCCTGGCTCTCTTCATAAGGACAAACCATTACCAATACCTCCCACTCTTCGAGATCTTCCACCGCCACCTCCTCCAGACCGGCCGTATTCTGGTGGAGCAGAAACCCGGCCTCAGAGACGCCCCTTGCCTTGTACACCGGGTGACTGTCCATCCAGAGACAAACTGCCCCCTGTCCCCTCTGGCCGCATTGGAGAAGCGTCATGGCTACATCGGCCAATCCCCAAAGTACCAGTAGTTGCCCCAAACCCTAGTGACCCCTGGACAGGGAGAGAATTAACCAACCGGCATTCACTTCCGTTTTCATTGCCCTCACAAATGGAGCCCAGAGCTGATGTGCCTAGGCTCGGAAGCTCATTCAATCTGGATACCTCCATG AATATGAATAGCAGCCCATTAGCAGGTGCAGAGTGTGAGCATCCCAAAATCAAACCTTCCGCATCTGCCAATGCCATTTATTCTCTGGCTGCCAG ACCTCTTCCTGTGCCAAAGCTGCCCCCTGGGGAGCAGTGTGAAAATGAGGAGGATACAGAGTATATGACTCCTTCCTCTAGGCCCCTGGGACTTCAAAAGCCAGAAGTGAAGTGGCCTCCAGAGATAGCGCAGAGTTCACG AACGTGTGACTGTGACCAGCAGATCGATAGCTGTACATACGAAGCCATGTATAATATTCAGTCCCAGGTGGCGCCATCTGTCACAGAGAGTGGTACGTTTG GTGAAGGGAATTTGGCTGCAGCCCATGCCAACACCGGCCCTGAGGaatcagaaaatgaagaggacgGGTATGATGTTCCCAAGCCACCCGTGCCTGTGGTGCTGGCCCGCCGCACGCTCTCTGACATCTCCAACGCCAGTTCCTCCTTTGGCTGGCTGTCCCTGGAAGGTGATCCCCCCACAC ACTTCACTGAGAGTGCTCAGGTTCCTGAGAGGCCACCCAAGCCGTTCCCTCGGAGAATCAACTCTGAACGGAAAGCAGGCAGCTGTCAGCAGAGCAGTGCTGCCACCTCGGCCGCCGCCTCCCCGCAGCTCTCCAGCGAGATCGAGAGCCTCCTGAGTCAGGGCTACTCCTATCAGGACATTCAGAAAGCCTTGGTCATTGCCCACAACAACATTGAAATGGCCAAAAACATCCTCCGGGAATTCGTTTCTATTTCTTCTCCGGCCCATGTTGCCACCTAG